The following proteins are co-located in the Marispirochaeta aestuarii genome:
- a CDS encoding 2-hydroxyacid dehydrogenase, translating to MGKIKKACIIGDAMIPGKDFRPAFDRYLAKYVEDVKTGDWESDWQKLQFRRLEVEKQGPEIEIVPEMLGSEDREAELVMGLFVPVSSKLMEALPDLRIAGVCRAGLENVNLEEANRRGILVFNVQGRNAEAVSDFAVGLMLSESRNIARAHLAIKQGEWRKTFSNSDMVPQLKEKTIGIVGFGYIGQLVARKLSGFNTEILAFDPYVNPEIAGELGVKLVSLEDLFRQSDFVTVHARLTDENRGMIGSKEFALMKPESYFINTGRAGLVDYDALYSVLKEKKIAGAALDVFPTEPLPEKDKFVELDNITLTTHIAGTTKEALTSSPGLLMEDIQKLLEGRKPRFIVNPQILENSEFKQWLTGIQS from the coding sequence ATGGGTAAGATAAAAAAAGCATGCATTATAGGTGACGCAATGATTCCGGGAAAGGATTTTCGTCCCGCTTTTGACCGTTACCTGGCAAAATATGTTGAAGATGTAAAAACAGGCGACTGGGAAAGTGATTGGCAGAAGCTGCAGTTTCGCAGACTGGAAGTTGAAAAACAGGGACCGGAGATCGAGATTGTTCCTGAGATGCTTGGTTCCGAAGACCGGGAGGCAGAGCTTGTCATGGGACTCTTTGTCCCTGTTTCGTCCAAACTGATGGAGGCTCTGCCTGATCTCCGAATAGCCGGGGTCTGCCGTGCCGGTCTGGAGAACGTGAATCTCGAAGAAGCAAACCGCCGGGGTATTCTTGTTTTCAATGTACAGGGCAGAAACGCGGAAGCCGTCAGTGATTTTGCAGTAGGATTGATGCTATCTGAATCCCGTAATATTGCCCGGGCCCACCTGGCAATAAAACAGGGAGAGTGGAGAAAAACATTTTCCAATTCCGATATGGTCCCCCAGCTGAAGGAGAAGACAATAGGAATTGTCGGTTTCGGCTATATCGGCCAGCTGGTGGCCCGCAAGCTTTCAGGCTTCAACACTGAAATCCTGGCCTTCGATCCCTATGTGAATCCGGAAATTGCCGGAGAACTTGGAGTGAAACTGGTAAGCCTGGAAGATCTTTTCAGGCAGAGTGATTTTGTCACCGTTCATGCCAGGCTGACGGATGAGAACAGGGGAATGATCGGCAGTAAGGAATTCGCGCTGATGAAACCGGAAAGCTATTTTATCAACACCGGACGTGCAGGCTTAGTTGACTACGATGCCCTCTACTCCGTTCTGAAGGAAAAAAAAATAGCCGGTGCGGCACTTGATGTATTTCCCACTGAGCCGCTTCCTGAGAAAGATAAATTTGTGGAACTGGATAATATTACCCTCACCACCCATATTGCCGGAACGACAAAAGAAGCATTGACCAGTTCTCCGGGGCTGCTTATGGAAGATATACAGAAACTTCTTGAAGGCAGGAAGCCCCGCTTTATTGTAAATCCGCAGATTCTCGAAAATTCTGAATTCAAACAATGGCTTACCGGTATACAGAGCTAA